In Sphingobacteriaceae bacterium, the following proteins share a genomic window:
- the gcvH gene encoding glycine cleavage system protein H, with the protein MNFPADLKYTKDHEWVKINGNEATIGITDFAQRELGDIVYVDVNTIGETVDKEAVFGTVEAVKTVSDLFMPLSGEVLEMNKDIDSAPESVNQDPYGKGWMIKIKLTNPAEVDELLSVDDYKKLIGA; encoded by the coding sequence ATGAATTTTCCAGCAGATCTTAAATACACAAAAGACCACGAGTGGGTAAAAATTAATGGTAACGAAGCTACCATCGGAATTACTGATTTTGCACAACGCGAATTAGGTGATATCGTTTATGTAGATGTAAACACAATTGGTGAAACAGTAGATAAAGAAGCTGTATTTGGAACTGTAGAAGCTGTTAAAACTGTAAGTGACCTTTTTATGCCTTTAAGTGGCGAAGTTCTGGAAATGAACAAAGATATTGATTCAGCGCCTGAAAGCGTTAACCAGGACCCATACGGAAAAGGCTGGATGATCAAAATTAAACTTACCAATCCTGCTGAGGTGGATGAACTATTAAGTGTTGACGATTACAAAAAATTAATCGGAGCTTAA
- a CDS encoding SCO family protein, translating to MRLNQIPKITLTLSVLLLFNCKPEAPKFLLPVYGEKKVSIDAGKDTVYHTIADFKFTNQYGETVSKETVKNKIYVANFFFATCKSICPEMSTNLIDVQKAFVKDDSVLILSHSVNPLHDTVEVLMNYATTYSAIKNKWHLLTGDKKEIYALAKNSYIVNAFEDDGSPEGFLHSELFLLIDTKGRMRGMYDGTNKAEVQKLIADIHLLKNEG from the coding sequence ATGAGATTAAATCAAATTCCTAAAATCACCTTAACACTTTCCGTTTTACTGTTATTTAATTGCAAGCCCGAAGCTCCTAAATTTTTACTTCCCGTGTACGGCGAAAAAAAAGTCTCAATAGATGCGGGGAAAGACACCGTTTACCATACCATTGCCGATTTTAAATTCACCAACCAATATGGAGAGACTGTTTCAAAAGAAACGGTAAAAAATAAAATTTACGTTGCTAATTTTTTCTTTGCAACATGCAAAAGCATTTGCCCTGAAATGAGTACAAACTTGATTGATGTACAAAAAGCTTTCGTTAAAGATGATTCTGTCCTTATTTTGTCTCACTCGGTAAATCCTTTGCATGATACTGTTGAAGTTCTGATGAATTATGCAACAACTTATAGTGCGATAAAAAACAAATGGCACTTGCTCACGGGAGATAAAAAGGAAATTTACGCGCTCGCAAAAAATAGTTATATAGTAAACGCGTTTGAGGACGATGGCAGTCCGGAAGGTTTTCTGCACAGCGAATTATTTTTGCTTATTGATACAAAAGGCAGAATGCGCGGCATGTATGATGGAACAAACAAAGCTGAAGTGCAAAAGTTGATAGCCGATATTCACCTTCTTAAAAATGAAGGCTAA